tgtcaacaatgggtgggggcctaatgccatgatcgtacaatcgtccgtatATGATACTGTTATGTTATCGATTACTAATTCTGATATCGATAAGACTGTTATCCTTTTATGTACATACCTAACCAATAAAGTCTTTTGTCATTCTAATAATATTGATCAAACCAAACACACGTGTTTCTATATGGtagatacgatctctatgccgtctggagggggtagaATGGAGgctaggtagaggttaaacagtgccggaatTATCACCCACcatggggaactccctgtttcactctacggagcttcgacttcttatctctaaattccacaaataactggcgaccacacagataactCGCGataatgtgtgcggtgatggcatggaggccaccgtagcgcagaggttagcatgtccgcctatgacgctgaacgcctgggttcgaatcctggcgagaccgccagaaaacattttcagcggtggttttcccttcctaatgctggcaacatttgtgaggtactatgccatgtcaaacttctctcaaaagagatatcgcactgcggcacgccattcggactcggctataaaaagaaggccccttatcattgagcttaaacttgattcggactgcactcattgatatgtgagaagtttgactcTGTTcttcagtggaatgttcatgggcaaaatttgcaatttgacctgaccggacctgactgctatccccatgcactccatgtaagggtcactagcgccatgcgcaggcgagataggtctatattggacggaatggtgtatcacgaaggccattcccccacctccattcgttaagcgatccttacgtaggaCATTGTAACCGTGAGAACTGTGCAAGcagcaggtgttggtcagctttgtctcttgGATCGCTGCTACCAATATTTTCTTTccactcataaaatccacaatctcaactatcttgccacggagaccgttgcagtttagttggaaaaatgatacacttcccggcactgaccTGGAAATATTGGGGCtgagatgctgctgttgcgtatattgccgcacggcaGAGGTCGGGGAgtcgaggacgcagaaggcgatgtcgaggacgcagaaggcgacgacgacgacgcctgtgactcactgctggctatgttcgcacagcaccttgcaacatattcagtaagACTATACCCCCGTAGTGATGTGAggtcagagcaagatcggaaatatacccactccatgcaccggctacatctcaccgacaccgaccgatgatggagacggttctggcaaaccgaacaaaaCCAGGATCCGGGGCTCTTTTCAATgtcggcacggaccagaagcctgcggagaaggcactccaggatatgcctctcccatgacgaaaagagacgaacacgtacacagaggcggcagcccttgccgatgtagGATTGTCATCCTACATCGGCGTCTTCGTTGTCGGAATATATGCAACATCGGCCCCAGTGCCGGAAAGTGTATATTGCAATTAAAGTGCAATGGTGTCCGAGGCAGATTTTATGAGTCgatagtagattttatgagtcgaagaacatattggttgcaaaGATCCAGGGGACATTTCCCATGTCATTTCCCGCCTTTCGAGACTTACAGACATCGGTACTTAAGCATATATGTgccttatgacatgtcaaatttagcacatgtagagttgtacatgtcgtgtgatacaaattaaactaacatatgaaaatcacttttcaaaatagcacatgtaattttttggttAAGAGCGTCCTCTATTTCTTCTGACAAAACCATAAtgaaatctgtttttttttgttgtcagtcgagtGAAtacaaatagaaataaaatcgtTGGACAGgcccaattttcaataaacaaataaaaaataataattttttaatgaaataaacaatattttttttgtatattatatATTGATTGGACAAAGGAGGCAATATTGGAAATGATTGGACTGTGGCAATCGTACGAATGCTTTTACAATCCAAAGGAtaagttttatcataataaaccTGCACGATATGCTGCATTTTATGAAGTTGCCGAAAAATTCACAGTTTTTAATACATCATTGGGAACAACTGATGTGAACGTAACTGCCCTGAAAAGTAACtgtcgctgaaattcaaaacattGTGTAATTTTACGGTTCCTAACATagggcccaaatatggttcagatcggactttatttagatatagctgccatatagaccgatcccccgattaagtgtctgaagctcattaaagctttcttttttaaccgatttcgctgaaatttgaaacagtgggtagtcttagttctcccgacaAATATGGTTTCCTGGGCTGGTACTAATAcattcgtttttcacagttgaaaacacatatttttcacggttacttttttgaaacattgcaaaaatctcaatgaaaacataatacttttaagataaaattttcataagtaatgagggaatgccCTACTGAATGCAATCAGCAAGTTTTATTgcttatctaaaaaaagtaatcacgaaaaaatgttgcgaaaaacgaacatagtaccagccattatgAGCTGAAAGTACTTTTAAGAGAAGTATGAACCTCTGgcgaaataaaagaaattttcgttaccggtaCCATTACCGAAAATTTAATTTGCTGGTACGTAGctcaaacgaaattttctttgcgtaacagggtgacataataggcatttttttccaaccacgaataaaaacgtatgtttaAAACTTCCATGCAACCTGAAATAAAgtcatttgcaaataaaaacgacCAATTACAGCACGTATGTTctttattagccaaaaatgattaaaatgcGGCCAAATTTATAAATCGATGTatgtcgccatcttgtattgTACCCAACTATTGTATTTTTCAGTGCCGACATACATGTCTAGGCTGCAACCATGATATCATTCATTACAGGTAgtagcagttgcccaacaacaaaatatttggtggactatctgttgaaatcagtgattagtggaactctgattttgtgtatgtaactagttcgcgccattttatgttgtttgtgtgtgttatggttcataacttaatacacacacacaaccaaaactcgttgacagatagtgcacttcgcgagaaaaaattgtactcagctgtttacggtacattacctggtagttatgtcaTGGTTGCAACCCAAggaggatttaaaaaggtggtctcacgcgaacatctgttaacagccggccaggtttgacggtattaagatgtcagatttttgtttgcattgtcTTTGTTGCTACCTTCTTTCTcgtatattctctgctcatgtcgGCCACGTATACAGACACGCACAAAAATATCTTTGCGTGTgctggcaaaacgtcgatcagcttgatggcaagatggcggattgttCCCGATgaattgtggttgttgtacaaatgagaccacatttaattgtttcgccatggctgcaaccgaaaatttcgtggTGCATACCCAGCTTTACACTATTTCTAAAATCAGCTTTTTGCTGGATTTGGATGAGGGATTAAGAGGtagtgtcattagcacaacaacaaaaatctacccccaacgaaactaccttatgtgcaaatgccgtaaattgaaatgtcaaagtgattttagaaataaacttcgTTTTAAAACTTatattcttcaaatgtgttttatatttttattgtatttttatcGTTTTAAcgctgttttgttgcttatgtgtggaatgaACTTCGTTttaatatattaataaaaatcacagctgtgttatcaagcctttgacatttagatttactaaataatcaaaataaaaatgaaaaaattgtaaTCAGTGGGTTCGCATgtcctcaccttataagtgcatcctgccGAAAATATGTCAATGATTTCTTATGGCCCTTTACgtacgtgttgattacagcttttgccaaaaacggtGATTGTGTATACAAAATTGGAATCGATCTGCAGGAGATATAGGAACGTCTCATGAGCCAATCACAAAGTCCAAGAATTGTTGTTGGTGATAGACTTTATGGTCTCCGCAAGAAGTAGTGGAGAGTGTATTCCCAAGTATTATATAGGAAGAAAACCAATGgagtaaaaacaaacaagtgaGGATGGAATTCAAAACTTTGGATTTATTTACAAAGTTGGATCTTACCAGTGCAAAGATTACAAGCGAAATGAGACAGTTGCCTTGTAAAGTTTTGCGGAAGTCTAattatgacaagtatggttttaaagcAAAATGCATTTAGTTAGATTGGCAAATCTAACTAAACGTCAAGttattggtatttgggagttttgTGTATTAATATTAGGGGTTGACACATAGGTAGGGAAAATGCAGGGTTTATGTTCATTGTAACATAAACATTCCGCCCCCTCTTGCAGTATCCTGCAATAAAATTTCTCCACATGCATGACATACTTAGACTTGCCTTCAGTTAATTCATTTATACAAATTCAATTCTTCATTAGTTATATACAATATTATGTACTAAGAATCTAATAGTATATATAGATTGATAGGGGTATGAGATTAATAATAGGTTTATATATTCAGAATAGGTGGTTAATACTTTGCTAAATGTCCTTGTGTCATTAGTTTCAAAATGCAATAAGACTTTAATGGCTAAGAGTGAGTCTTGGATATTTCGGACTAGAGTGTATTCAAATCGAGCAATTACCATAGATAGCCCACCCAAAAATAGTGTTTTGTGCAGTCGGTAAACCTGGCCGGCTTAAGATGCCCTCACAAATAACGCGTGAGTAAATGTCTACACCCAAGATGATGTCAACAGGAGAAGACCTGTAGAATTTAGCATCGGCCAGCATAACATTATTAAAGTTTGTTTTGTAGGAACTGGGCAATGACCTTTCTGGCGTATGGATGGAGATACGGCTGCTTACACGGAGAGTAACTTCGAAATTTATATCGGGATCATATACGGATGTTAATGTGATTGGACAAGCGGTTTCCTCATTAAGGCTATATGTATTTAGCCGTAGCTGATTGACGATTTTCATAGATATACGACTGTATTTAGACCCGGAATCCAAAATACATCGGACTTTAATAATTTCCTTAGAGAATTTTATTTGGACAATTGCTGTGGGTAGCAAAgtaattatattttgtttgagGATTGTCGACAAGGATACAGTGGATGATTTAGCTTGGGACCCAGAAGCAGATTTAATTTCCGGTTTGGACTTGTGTGGAATTGGATTTGGATTATTTGATCGTGATCTCGAGGAACGGTTCTGATGTGTAGATTCTATGCTTTGTCTATGTCTATGCAGTGCCTCACTATCTTGCTGAAGCCTGGGATGTAGATGGAGTAAAGAATGGTGTTTTTGATGACAGTATCGACACCCAGTTGTGGTAAAACATCTCCCTTGAGAGTGGGTGTGAGCTAGGCAGTTCTTACAGTACCCATACATATCCACAACCTGGAGGCGCTTGGTGGTATTCATCTCTAGGAATCTCTTACACTTACGTAATGCATGGGGGTGTCTGCATACTCTACACACATATGATCGGTTTCCTTTCGTCGATGAGtgatttggttttggatggtcACGCATATTGAGCTAAGATAAATCATAATCGATTATGTTGTCGTCATGTTGTATATTTTTAAAGTAAATAGGCATGTGAACGAAAAGGGAATCAGGAAGATGGATCGCTGTTTATAACCACGAGTTTGGTAATTGGTCTTGTAATAGCGCCTTTCTCTGTTAAAAGGTCGGCTACACGGACGCGACCATCATTGCCAGGATGAACTTTTATGACTCTTCCTAATCGCCAGGCGTTAGGTGgcatattttcttcttttactACGACCAACATATTCTCACTTAAGTTTTCGGAGGGCTTTTTCCACTTATTTCGTTTATGTAACTCTTTGAGGTACTCCTCTTTCCAACGAGTACAAAAGTGTTGGTGAATAACTTTCAAACGCTGCCATCTATTGATAAGTGACCTAGGAGATTCCTGAATATTTGGATCTATTGGCGTTAAGATAGGAGCCCCTATCAAGAAATGACCCGGAGTAAGTGCGGAAAGAATGGATGGATCTTCGGATAGAGGACATAATGGGCGGGAGTTTAAGCAAGCCTCGATTCTGGAGAGTAATGTTTGAAATTCTTCAAATGTATGCTTGAAATTCCCAGCCATTTTACGAAAGTGGGACTTGAAACTTTTTACCCCAGCTTCCCATAGTCCCCCCATGTGCGGGGCTCCAGGTGGAATAAAATGCCATGAAATATTCTGATGGGCATAGTTGGACTCGACAGCTTGCTGGGTGGTCAGGAAGAAATTCTTGGCAATAACTTTCGAGGCACCCACGAAATTGGTACCGTTATCAGAATGGATGTGGAGaggacaacctcttctggaaaCAAATCTGTCAAATGCAGCTAGGAACGTATTAGTGGATAGATCTGATGTTCCTTCGAGGTGAATTGCTTTCGTAGAAAAGCATACGAACAAGCAAGCGTACCCTTTAGTAATGCGGCAGGATCGGCCGGCATAATACTTTATGTCAAAGGGTCCTGCAAAATCCACCCCTGTGTGGGTGAATGGTCTAGAAAATTCGGATCTTTCGGGGGGCAATGCGGACATTATTTGCTCCTGAAGTCTGTGCTTGTACACAATGCATGGCTTACACTTATTGATCGTAGTCTTTATCAAGTTCTTAGCTCTTACAATCCAGAATTGTGAACGAATAAGCCTAAGGACTAGTTGATTACCTCCGTGAATCGAAATCTCATGAATGAATTTCACCAACAACCGAGAGTATTGACAATTATACGGAAGGATGATTGGGTGTTTCTCGTCATAGGACAAAGCTGGAGATGAGACAAGTCTACCGCTTATTCTTATGATGCCCTCCACATCAAGGAATggattcaaattcaaaatggAACTTCCAGAAGGAATCTGTTTCTTAGAAGATAGGGCTAGATATTCGTTTGGGAAAAAGGCCTTCTGCGTCATCAAAATAAGTCGATTTCGAACTAGTTTAACCTCGGAAGTGTATATGTTCTTGTCCTTTCGGTTGAAACTAGACCTAAAATTTGGATGAGTGCGGTAGAAAAAACGATAAACATATGCCATAACTCGGACTGCCCTTGCAAATGAGGAAAATCTTTCGAGGACatcttcaaattggctgaagTAGGAAAAATGCACTTGCACACTCTTTCTTTCGATTTCAATCGTGTCCTTCGGATAATCTTCAAGAGTTGGCCAGCTCTCCCCAGGGTCACTCAACCATGGAGGACCATGCCACCACATCTGGTTGGTCGCAATCTCCTCTGGGTGGGCACCGCGGCTTGCCAAGTCAGCAGGATTGTGCTCTGACCTCACATGATACCAGTTTGATGGGCTCACGACCTGAGTGATCTTCGATACTCTGTTGGCTACAAATGTAGACCAACAACTTGGAGGTTTTGCCAGCCACGACAAAACAATCGTCGAATCGGTCCAGCAGAAAATTGTATAATTCTGAATCGGTAGCTCTGGAATCAAATGATCCAGCATTTCTGATAAAAGTGTAGCCCCACATAGCTCGAGTCTAGGAATTGAGATAGACTTCAGTGGTGCCACCTTAGTTTTACATGAAACTAAATGGACGAAATTGGACTGGCCATCACTTCTACGGACATAGATAGCAGCAGCGTACGCCTTTTCCGAAGCGTCACTGAAACCATGGAACTGAACGGTACACTGTGGACTAAAACCGACCCATCTTGGAACCTGTATGTTATTAATAGAGGGATAGGCGTGCTGAAACGACTTCCATCTAGGTAATGACTCTGGAGAAATCTCGTCATCCCATTTGGTACCTTCAGCCCAAATGTTCTGCATTATCAGTTTGGCCGTCACAACACATGGAGCAAGCCAGCCGGCCGGATCAAAAAGCCTGGAGATCTGTGAAAGCACTTCCCTCTTTGTATACCTGCAGTTGCTAGGAAATGGCGTTGCAGTAAAGAAGAATGCATCCAATGATGCATTCCAACGTATCCCTAACGTCTTCGTTGTAGAGCGATTATCGAACTCAAGGAAATCTTCATAAAGAAGCTGATCAGATGGAAGATCTGAGAGGATTTCTCTCGAATTAGAGGTCCATTTTCTCATAGAGAACCCCGCCGATTGCAAAGCCTTCATTAACTGGATTCTGGAGTCAATAGCGTCCTGAATACTGTGGGCACCCGCCAAAGCGTCGTCAACATACATGGAATTTCGTAGGATTTCAGACCCAAGTGGGTATAATGAACGTATATCGTCTGCCAATTGCCTAATAGTTCGAATTGCCAAAAAAGGGGCGCAATTGACCCCAAAGGTCACAGTATTGAGTTCGAACTCTCGAATATGCCCATCAGGATTCTGCCGAAATAGTATACGTTGATATGGTCGTTGCTCGGGAGTGACCAAAATCTGTCTATACATTTTCGTTATGTCTCCATTAAAGACGTAGCGATAAAATCTCCACCGCAGTATAAGCACGACGAGGTCCTGTTGCAGCACAGGACCAGCGTGTAAAACCTCGTTCAAACTAGAACCTCTAGATGTAGGAGAAGAAGCATTGAAGACTACCCGGACCTTCGTAGTCGTACTATCCGGTTTCACTACGGCGTGATGTGGCAGATAATAATGTCTGGAACAATCAGATTCGTCTCGGGGAAATACCTCAGTCATATGCCCTAAGGAAATGTAATCTAAAAGGACTTTGTCATACTCTGCCTTGAAGTGTGGATTTCGAATAAGCCGGGCTTCATTCCGATGAAACTGTGCCAAGGCACTATTTCTGGAAGGACCCAAAACTGTCTCCCTTTGGAACTCTTCCCTGAACGGAAGGGTTACTATATACCTCCCTTCGCAGTTCCTTTTAGTCGTTGCAACGTACAAATCCTCGCAAAATTGATCGGCAGGGGATAGGAATGTCTTTCGAGGAAGGTCCTCCACCTCCCAGAAACGTGAAATCTCCTCATTTAAGGAGATTTCGCAAAAATAGGAAACAATCTTGGATATGTGTTTGGGTTCCGCAGGAACTGGTCCTGTAAGGATCCATCCAAACACTGTTTCCTGTGCCAATAATGAACCGCAAATTCCATGCCTTACGCCAGGAAGCATAATGAAGGGGAATATATCACCTCCTATCAAAATATCAATCTTCGAGCTCTCATAGAACCTAGGATCAGCCAACGGAATATCTGGCAAGTCGGAAATTGATTCAGGGTCAATAGTTCTTGACGGAAGCCTCCCTGACAAATGAGGTACGACAAGTGCCGCCGCAGTGAATCGAAAACTCTCATCTTTACTCGAACCTAATACGAATGAACATTCCCTTTGGACGGAAGCGGAAGTAGTATTGTTCAATCCTAAAATCTCAGCACAGGCCCGTTTGAACGGGAgtttcaggttatggaacagTTTCTCAGAAACAAAGGtgccctcagatcctgaatccactAAAGCCCTAGCAAGGTACTGCAAACCATTGTGGCACACCGTGACCAAAGCTGTGCCAAGAAGAACGGCCTTAGACTGGCTGGAAAAGCAGCTCTGTATAATTCCACCTCCGGTGTTAGTGGACTGTATATGGACTGCATTGGTATTGTTCGGAGATGGCGAAGGATTGGAAGCAATATTCGAGTTGGATTGGGTAGGAATTGTAGAATCTTGTTCCCGATGAAGTAGCGTATTGTGGCGTTTGCCACATTTGTAACAGGAAAACTTGCTTGAGCAATTTTTCACGGAGTGCACTTTAGAGAAGCAATTGAGGCAGAGATTGTTTCTCTTTATCTCATTCAATCTCTGATTCTGAGTCATTTCCAGAAATTTAGGACATTTCCGAATCACGTGGCTTTCACCTGTGCACAGTCGACAGTTCGACAGTGTCACCTTATTCTGAAACGTCTTAATGGCTTTGTTACCATCTTTCGGATTGGACTTATCGGACACTTGCCTTGGACTGGAGCAAGCTGACTCCTTTCTGCGGATCTCCGATACAGATTCAAGTGTTCGGTGACGATTcgtcaaaaacaaatcaaaatcagACCATCTTGGTATCACCGTCTTATCAAGAAGAGATTGCTCCCAGAGCGTAAGAGTAACATCTGGGAGCCGATTAGAACATATAAAGACAAAAATAGGGTCCCAACTCTCAACATCTATAGCATAGAGCTTCAACAAAGAAATGCAACCATTGATATCTCTTTGCAAATTCTTCAGGGCAGTACCCGTTTCGGTCTGAATCAAAGGTAAATTGAAGAGAGTCTTTAGTTGGATATTCACTAAGACTCTTTTGTTCTCGTATCGGGCACACAGGTTCTTCCAAGCAATAGAAAAGTTCTCGTTAGTCAAAGGCACCTTTTTTACGATGTCATTTGGCTCCCCTTTCGTTCGTTGATTGAGATGGAACAATCTTTCAACTGGGGTGAGCCTTGGGTTCTTAATACATATAGCGGTGAACATATCTCGGAAGGTAGGCCAAGCTGGATAATCACCGCCGAAGACTGGGACCTCACAGGGTGGAAGCTTAAAACCTGGTTGTTGAATTGGAATTGAAGTGGGATCGGTGCGAGGAGCGGGCATCTCCTGAAGCAATTCTCCTAAGTGCGCAACACAGCGACAGTATGTATCAAAAGCATTCCTAAATTTGAACTTCACGGTCTCTATCTCGGAAGCGATATCTTCGTTTCCTTTAGATGTCTTAGCATCAGTCTGAGCCTCCTCGACAGCCTCAATTTCGAAGTCGGAAAGGCACTCTTCATATGAGGCCCTTAATCTTTCCCAGATATCTTTGACTTCGTCTTTATGGGTCTCAATGACAAACCTAGACGTTAATTGGGTCCGCTTATCATTCAAATTTGCCTCAAATTCGACCAGTCTATCTGAAAGTCGTATAAATCTATCCAAAGACATGGTGGCAATAAGGACCGATGTGATATGGGCGCGAGATTAATATGGGCTAGACTGGTGGGTCAAGAATTTAGAGTACCGCAAAAACCCTCCTATCAAAGCATAGAAAGAAGGACAAAAATCGTAATATATATGACCCAAGAGCCCAATAGAAAAATATCTATTAGAGACCGGGAGACAAAAATATCCTGTCCGAAAACATAGACCTCCCAATGAGACCCTTTTCGAAGAAACTAAATGCAAAACTTCGATATGTACCACAACCAAAAAAACCTTTCTAGAATTCGATCCAAATGAGTTCCTAAAACccaaataatttcatttaatttaattcaatttagtATCAGCATTTACTTAATGTGAAACAAATACTGGTATCTGGACATCCGAGGAAATTGAACTTACGTATATCAACAGCTCATAATATCGCTACGAATTTCTAGACAAAGAACCACTGTAGAATACACGCCAGGCCTATGTAAAGTCATGACGTCATAAGACAGCTGATAcaagaaatttatattcaaagtTCAATGACCCCGAAATGGATGAGAGAATGAAGGCGcagtgaaaaacaaaacaaaaacgaagaCTCTCTGTATGTGGGTTGAGGTATGGCTTGAAATTCCACTCAAGAGAATGAGAGCTCCGATTACAAACAACCTCACGGCAGTTCACAACGGTGATGGGATTAAGATATTGTTGGGACTTCCAAGCCTGTGTTGGAACTATTACTTCGGAAAGTACTCATCTCGAATAGTAAATAGCATTCCCGTCTATTGCAATACCAATTGTCACAAAGAGATGTTATAGAAAAGATATAAAGCAGCAATCGTATGGAATCTATGTCACAGTGATATGTGCCTGCACTAGTAATACCGATCAGAAGTGGTGTCATCAAACAATTGTACCCCTGTGGTACGAGTTGTCCGCACTGACATATAGTTTCTACTGAAGTAATGAGTGGAAGCAAGACCACTGCCAAGCAAAAGAAATCAATTGGGACGATAAACCCAAAGAGAGTTATTCTCTTATTTCTCCTACTCTCGAGAATATGAAACACAATGAAATTGATTCCAATATAAAATAGAAGTGCACGTCTAATATGGAGCGGGGAGTAGGTGAGATGGGAGTATGGTGCTAAGTACAAAGGAGTAGAGGGGAGGATGGGAGCTGGTGTGCTGTTGCTACAGGAAATTTAGAAACTACTGAGATGGCGGGATGAGAACGATTACAATAAAAATGCAAGCAAATGGATTGATATCAAGATTTGGGGGAGGGGAGAAAGTCATGGAACATATAAAAAGCtgcaaaaaaatacaacattcaTGCATACATATGCTGCATATTACAGTGCACAATGTTTTTCGCATTGGCTACTGACTAAAAATACAAACTCTGGCATCACGTGTAGAAAAATAAGCCCACCGTATTTACACACTTTTAATTGCTTCGGCAAACAATAATTACATATTTCAGTAGGTCTCTGCCGTCCTGAACTGTTATAAACAAGAAACTCACCAGGCAATTCGACATTAACCTATTAGTTTTCAACCAGCCTTCTATTCTTCTACCGTGAACACTGTTTTGTGGACTTAATCTGTTCTTGATGGCACGTGGCGGAAATGACTTATAGTTTATTCAGTGCATtcaaaaaacacgtcgttctCTCTCCTTTTGTAGTCACAGCCTTTTTAAATAGATATAATTCCTTTCTTTtctacataaatataatttcccAAAGCACATGTGACGTATTTCGCCCTTTCTTAACTAAGCACATGGACTTCCAAACTCACTCTATCACACTTGTTATATGAATGACTAGGGACACAAAAAAGCAAAGTTAACCAACCTGTTTTCTTCCAATGCTGTTGAGTTGAAACGGCGGAATTGAAATCCCAGAGAGTCCTCCAAATATGTACGCAGGTTTGTGTATCTGGTTCGACTGGACCAAAAAATGATTGTGTATACAAAATTGGAATCGATCTGCAGGAGATATAGGAACGTCTCAT
The Stomoxys calcitrans chromosome 3, idStoCalc2.1, whole genome shotgun sequence genome window above contains:
- the LOC131996154 gene encoding uncharacterized protein LOC131996154 encodes the protein MSLDRFIRLSDRLVEFEANLNDKRTQLTSRFVIETHKDEVKDIWERLRASYEECLSDFEIEAVEEAQTDAKTSKGNEDIASEIETVKFKFRNAFDTYCRCVAHLGELLQEMPAPRTDPTSIPIQQPGFKLPPCEVPVFGGDYPAWPTFRDMFTAICIKNPRLTPVERLFHLNQRTKGEPNDIVKKVPLTNENFSIAWKNLCARYENKRVLVNIQLKTLFNLPLIQTETGTALKNLQRDINGCISLLKLYAIDVESWDPIFVFICSNRLPDVTLTLWEQSLLDKTVIPRWSDFDLFLTNRHRTLESVSEIRRKESACSSPRQVSDKSNPKDGNKAIKTFQNKVTLSNCRLCTGESHVIRKCPKFLEMTQNQRLNEIKRNNLCLNCFSKVHSVKNCSSKFSCYKCGKRHNTLLHREQDSTIPTQSNSNIASNPSPSPNNTNAVHIQSTNTGGGIIQSCFSSQSKAVLLGTALVTVCHNGLQYLARALVDSGSEGTFVSEKLFHNLKLPFKRACAEILGLNNTTSASVQRECSFVLGSSKDESFRFTAAALVVPHLSGRLPSRTIDPESISDLPDIPLADPRFYESSKIDILIGGDIFPFIMLPGVRHGICGSLLAQETVFGWILTGPVPAEPKHISKIVSYFCEISLNEEISRFWEVEDLPRKTFLSPADQFCEDLYVATTKRNCEGRYIVTLPFREEFQRETVLGPSRNSALAQFHRNEARLIRNPHFKAEYDKVLLDYISLGHMTEVFPRDESDCSRHYYLPHHAVVKPDSTTTKVRVVFNASSPTSRGSSLNEVLHAGPVLQQDLVVLILRWRFYRYVFNGDITKMYRQILVTPEQRPYQRILFRQNPDGHIREFELNTVTFGVNCAPFLAIRTIRQLADDIRSLYPLGSEILRNSMYVDDALAGAHSIQDAIDSRIQLMKALQSAGFSMRKWTSNSREILSDLPSDQLLYEDFLEFDNRSTTKTLGIRWNASLDAFFFTATPFPSNCRYTKREVLSQISRLFDPAGWLAPCVVTAKLIMQNIWAEGTKWDDEISPESLPRWKSFQHAYPSINNIQVPRWVGFSPQCTVQFHGFSDASEKAYAAAIYVRRSDGQSNFVHLVSCKTKVAPLKSISIPRLELCGATLLSEMLDHLIPELPIQNYTIFCWTDSTIVLSWLAKPPSCWSTFVANRVSKITQVVSPSNWYHVRSEHNPADLASRGAHPEEIATNQMWWHGPPWLSDPGESWPTLEDYPKDTIEIERKSVQVHFSYFSQFEDVLERFSSFARAVRVMAYVYRFFYRTHPNFRSSFNRKDKNIYTSEVKLVRNRLILMTQKAFFPNEYLALSSKKQIPSGSSILNLNPFLDVEGIIRISGRLVSSPALSYDEKHPIILPYNCQYSRLLVKFIHEISIHGGNQLVLRLIRSQFWIVRAKNLIKTTINKCKPCIVYKHRLQEQIMSALPPERSEFSRPFTHTGVDFAGPFDIKYYAGRSCRITKGYACLFVCFSTKAIHLEGTSDLSTNTFLAAFDRFVSRRGCPLHIHSDNGTNFVGASKVIAKNFFLTTQQAVESNYAHQNISWHFIPPGAPHMGGLWEAGVKSFKSHFRKMAGNFKHTFEEFQTLLSRIEACLNSRPLCPLSEDPSILSALTPGHFLIGAPILTPIDPNIQESPRSLINRWQRLKVIHQHFCTRWKEEYLKELHKRNKWKKPSENLSENMLVVVKEENMPPNAWRLGRVIKVHPGNDGRVRVADLLTEKGAITRPITKLVVINSDPSS